Proteins encoded by one window of Xanthomonas sp. DAR 80977:
- a CDS encoding Hsp33 family molecular chaperone HslO translates to MRSEAAMSSSDHDHLTRFLLPSAGVRGVHVRLESAWREILAPASYPAAATELLGEACVAAALFTGHTKVDGRLSVQLRSQGALRTLFAECTAAGTLRGIVQLTEGSDAPRDLRTLGAGALLAITIENPGLDPRQPQRYQSLVTLSAAELGEAFEDYFRQSEQLPTRLILAADGRQAAGLLLQKLPGDAGDEDGWNRAGALFETVSEAELLALPAETLLHRLFHEEAPELLGTRPLRFGCSCSRERVAAMLRSLGEEEARAAAEATGQVEIRCEFCGRHYDFPLTEFGVLFAVTPAEPAPSERLQ, encoded by the coding sequence ATGCGCAGCGAGGCCGCGATGAGTTCTTCCGATCACGATCACCTGACCCGCTTCCTGCTGCCCAGCGCCGGCGTGCGCGGCGTGCACGTGCGCCTGGAGTCGGCCTGGCGCGAGATCCTGGCGCCGGCCAGCTATCCGGCCGCGGCCACCGAGTTGCTGGGCGAGGCCTGCGTGGCCGCGGCGCTGTTCACCGGCCACACCAAGGTCGACGGGCGCCTGTCGGTGCAACTGCGCAGCCAGGGCGCGCTGCGCACCCTGTTCGCCGAATGCACCGCGGCCGGTACCCTGCGCGGCATCGTCCAGCTGACCGAGGGCAGCGACGCGCCGCGCGACCTGCGCACGCTCGGCGCCGGCGCGCTGCTGGCCATCACCATCGAGAACCCCGGCCTGGACCCGCGCCAACCGCAGCGCTACCAGAGCCTGGTGACGCTGTCGGCGGCCGAACTGGGCGAGGCCTTCGAAGACTATTTCCGCCAGTCCGAGCAGTTGCCGACCCGCCTGATCCTGGCGGCCGACGGCCGTCAGGCGGCCGGCCTGCTGCTGCAGAAGCTGCCCGGCGACGCCGGCGACGAGGACGGCTGGAACCGTGCCGGCGCCCTGTTCGAGACCGTCAGCGAAGCCGAATTGCTGGCGCTGCCGGCCGAGACCCTGCTGCACCGGCTGTTCCACGAGGAAGCGCCGGAGCTGCTGGGCACCAGGCCGCTGCGCTTCGGCTGCTCCTGCTCGCGCGAGCGGGTGGCGGCGATGTTGCGCTCGCTGGGCGAGGAGGAAGCCCGCGCCGCCGCCGAGGCAACCGGCCAAGTTGAGATACGCTGCGAGTTCTGCGGCCGGCACTATGACTTCCCCTTGACGGAATTCGGCGTATTGTTCGCTGTAACACCGGCTGAACCGGCGCCCTCGGAGCGCTTGCAATAG
- a CDS encoding TonB-dependent receptor plug domain-containing protein gives MNCKTHRLRDAITFALAAGTTALLSTGAAVAQDSSSSDPSKTLDTIQVTGSRVARVETETASPVVVIDRAAIEQTGKLTLGDLVQELPAMSGAPSTPAVNNGGGDGKSSVDLRGLGDERTLLLVNGRRVANNDVNSIPATAVERIEVLTSGASAVYGSDAVAGVVNFILRKDFEGLAVSVDYGQATHLSDGARNGGSVTFGQVGDRGNIMAGLNYNKFDGISSADRKYSKDATYLYSGSVTILGSSRNPGGRIYLPTALQGQYGGCPTVTLTPGATGAAQGDYRCYSGSRDSFNYQATNLIMTPQERTNAFFLANYQITDSINAFAQVYHNKTSSNFAIAALPFDARGDKVVISADNYYNPFGVDFGADTAGNQYNQFLSRFTSLGQRRSYYSTVTDQVVAGLEGFVGDTSWKWDAAMNYGHYTRENTSYGYVYYAGLRDALGPSFQDTDGVVKCGSAGNVIAGCTPLNIFNINDPQTISTLKDYEARPTYSTTYQMRSFEANANGELFSLPAGAAQLAVGVSWREEYQKSEVDYIAIADANGNCFISQEACGTPLSGKYNVKEVYGELYVPLLSEVPFAHLLALTLGTRYSDYNTFGNTTNSKIQLEWRPIENLLLRGTVAEVFRAPTIDNLYAGASGDAPNFNDPCIGYGATGTARNHEAACGAGSGATAIPGTGIVPSGLSQTTGVWSGSVAAGFDLKPEQGKSFDWGVVYDPDWLPGFSASLDYWRLYLNDTINRADAQTVANICYNDESSPFCGFISRYSDGQVNFIREPIVNLGRLDTKGWDLALRYRLPDTAWGSYTFGLDGTYIARYDNNTNPADPDGVVTHVAGTYNKTYGLYSRVRGRLFVNWQKGDLGASWRIRYIGPFDVGSADPSQNFSSDAGFPNVVTSYGSYFLHSVSVNYALPWFNSKVEVGLDNVFDKQPPLLYQNNVLNANTDVNSFDTVGRYLWARYSMNF, from the coding sequence ATGAATTGCAAGACCCATCGCCTGCGCGACGCCATCACGTTCGCGCTCGCCGCTGGCACTACCGCCCTGCTCAGCACGGGTGCGGCCGTTGCCCAGGACAGCTCTTCCAGCGACCCCTCCAAAACCCTGGATACGATCCAGGTCACCGGTTCGCGCGTTGCCCGCGTCGAGACCGAAACCGCCAGCCCGGTGGTGGTGATCGATCGCGCCGCGATCGAGCAGACCGGCAAGCTGACCCTGGGCGACCTGGTGCAGGAGCTGCCGGCGATGTCCGGCGCGCCGTCCACCCCGGCGGTCAACAACGGCGGCGGCGACGGCAAGTCCTCGGTCGACCTGCGCGGCCTGGGCGATGAGCGCACGCTGCTGCTGGTCAACGGCCGCCGCGTCGCCAACAACGACGTCAACTCGATCCCCGCCACCGCGGTGGAGCGCATCGAAGTGCTGACCAGCGGCGCCTCGGCCGTGTACGGCTCCGACGCCGTCGCCGGCGTGGTCAACTTCATCCTGCGCAAGGACTTCGAAGGCCTCGCGGTCAGCGTCGACTACGGTCAGGCGACCCACCTGAGCGATGGCGCGCGCAATGGCGGCTCGGTCACCTTCGGCCAGGTCGGCGACCGCGGCAACATCATGGCCGGCCTGAACTACAACAAGTTCGACGGCATCTCCTCGGCCGACCGCAAGTACTCCAAGGACGCGACCTACCTGTACAGCGGATCGGTGACCATCCTCGGCTCCAGCCGCAACCCGGGCGGCCGCATCTACCTGCCGACCGCGCTGCAGGGCCAGTACGGCGGCTGCCCCACCGTCACCCTGACCCCGGGCGCCACCGGCGCTGCGCAGGGCGACTACCGCTGCTACTCCGGCTCGCGCGACTCGTTCAACTATCAGGCCACCAACCTGATCATGACCCCGCAGGAGCGCACCAACGCGTTCTTCCTGGCCAACTACCAGATCACCGACAGCATCAACGCGTTCGCCCAGGTCTACCACAACAAGACCAGCTCGAACTTCGCCATCGCGGCGCTGCCGTTCGATGCCCGCGGCGACAAGGTGGTGATCTCCGCCGACAACTACTACAACCCGTTCGGCGTCGATTTCGGTGCCGACACCGCCGGCAACCAGTACAACCAGTTCCTGAGCCGCTTCACCTCGCTGGGCCAGCGCCGTTCGTACTACAGCACCGTCACCGACCAGGTCGTCGCCGGCCTGGAAGGCTTCGTCGGCGACACGTCCTGGAAGTGGGACGCGGCGATGAACTACGGCCACTACACCCGCGAGAACACCAGCTACGGCTACGTGTACTACGCCGGCCTGCGCGACGCGCTGGGCCCGTCGTTCCAGGACACCGATGGCGTGGTCAAGTGCGGCAGCGCCGGCAACGTGATCGCCGGCTGCACCCCGCTCAACATCTTCAACATCAACGATCCGCAGACGATCTCGACGCTGAAGGATTACGAAGCGCGTCCGACCTACTCCACCACCTACCAGATGCGCAGCTTCGAAGCCAATGCCAACGGCGAGCTGTTCTCGCTGCCGGCCGGCGCCGCGCAGCTGGCGGTGGGCGTGTCCTGGCGCGAGGAGTACCAGAAGAGCGAGGTGGACTACATCGCCATCGCCGATGCCAACGGCAACTGCTTCATCTCGCAGGAAGCCTGCGGCACCCCGCTGAGCGGCAAGTACAACGTCAAGGAAGTCTACGGCGAGCTGTACGTCCCGCTGCTGTCGGAAGTGCCGTTTGCGCACCTGCTGGCGCTGACCCTGGGTACGCGCTACTCGGACTACAACACCTTCGGCAACACCACCAACAGCAAGATCCAGCTGGAATGGCGTCCGATCGAGAACCTGCTGCTGCGCGGCACGGTCGCCGAAGTGTTCCGTGCGCCGACCATCGACAACCTGTACGCCGGTGCCAGCGGCGATGCGCCGAACTTCAACGACCCGTGTATCGGTTACGGCGCCACCGGCACCGCCCGCAATCACGAAGCCGCGTGCGGCGCCGGTTCGGGCGCGACCGCCATTCCCGGCACCGGCATCGTCCCCAGCGGCCTGTCGCAGACCACCGGCGTGTGGTCGGGTTCGGTCGCCGCCGGTTTCGACCTGAAGCCGGAACAGGGCAAGTCGTTCGACTGGGGCGTGGTGTACGACCCGGATTGGCTGCCGGGCTTCTCGGCCAGCCTGGACTACTGGCGCCTGTACCTGAACGACACGATCAACCGCGCCGATGCGCAGACCGTGGCCAACATCTGCTACAATGACGAAAGCAGCCCGTTCTGCGGCTTCATCAGCCGCTACTCGGATGGCCAGGTCAACTTCATCCGCGAGCCGATCGTCAACCTGGGCCGCCTGGACACCAAGGGCTGGGATCTGGCGCTGCGCTACCGCCTGCCGGATACCGCCTGGGGCAGCTACACCTTCGGCCTGGACGGCACCTACATCGCGCGTTACGACAACAACACCAACCCGGCCGATCCGGATGGCGTCGTGACCCACGTGGCAGGTACCTACAACAAGACCTACGGCCTGTACTCGCGCGTTCGCGGCCGCTTGTTCGTCAACTGGCAGAAGGGCGACCTGGGCGCCAGCTGGCGCATCCGCTACATCGGTCCGTTCGACGTGGGCAGCGCCGATCCGTCGCAGAACTTCAGCTCCGACGCCGGCTTCCCGAACGTGGTCACCTCGTACGGCTCCTACTTCCTGCACAGCGTCAGCGTGAACTACGCGCTGCCGTGGTTCAATTCGAAGGTGGAAGTCGGCCTGGACAACGTGTTCGACAAGCAGCCGCCGCTGCTGTACCAGAACAACGTGCTCAACGCGAACACGGACGTGAACAGCTTCGACACCGTGGGCCGCTACCTGTGGGCTCGCTACAGCATGAACTTCTGA
- the trhA gene encoding PAQR family membrane homeostasis protein TrhA → MHADAPPSADWRDELASALTHGLGAIAALAGSSVLITLAAIYGDGWQLAGAIVFGVALLLLYTASTLYHAIPHPGAKARLQVLDHCAIYVLIAGTYTPFTLIGLRGPWGWGLFAAIWTIALAGVIFKLFFTGRFRLLSTILYLAMGWLIVVAIEPLLRSVDVRTLCWLLAGGLFYTLGTYFYQRDTVRYFHAIWHLFVLGGSVCHFVAVTGQVL, encoded by the coding sequence ATGCACGCAGACGCGCCGCCTTCTGCGGACTGGCGCGATGAGCTGGCCAGCGCCCTGACCCACGGCCTGGGGGCGATCGCCGCCCTGGCCGGCAGCTCGGTGCTGATCACCCTCGCCGCGATCTACGGCGACGGCTGGCAGCTGGCCGGCGCGATCGTGTTCGGGGTCGCCCTGCTGCTGTTGTACACCGCTTCCACGCTGTACCACGCCATCCCGCACCCCGGCGCCAAGGCGCGGCTGCAGGTGCTGGACCATTGCGCGATCTACGTGCTGATCGCCGGCACCTACACGCCGTTCACCCTGATCGGCCTGCGCGGCCCCTGGGGCTGGGGCCTGTTCGCGGCGATCTGGACCATCGCCCTGGCCGGGGTGATCTTCAAGCTGTTCTTCACCGGCCGCTTCCGGCTGCTGTCGACGATCCTGTACCTGGCGATGGGCTGGCTGATCGTGGTGGCGATCGAACCGCTGCTGCGCTCGGTCGATGTGCGCACCCTGTGCTGGCTGCTGGCCGGCGGCCTGTTCTACACCTTGGGCACCTACTTCTACCAGCGCGACACGGTGCGCTACTTCCACGCGATCTGGCACCTGTTCGTGCTCGGCGGCAGCGTCTGCCACTTCGTCGCGGTGACCGGGCAAGTGCTCTAG
- a CDS encoding CBS domain-containing protein, with the protein MRTVRQLLGDKGGEIHAVSPDAAVVDALRLMADKGIGAVLVMQDGRLAGILSERDYARKVVLQDRSSATTPVRDIMSAKVYTVDPSQSVQQCMELMTGQRIRHLPVVQAGAVVGVISIGDLVKAVIEEQQQELDQLQRYISS; encoded by the coding sequence ATGCGTACGGTACGACAGTTGTTGGGCGACAAGGGCGGTGAGATCCACGCGGTGTCGCCGGATGCGGCGGTGGTCGATGCGCTGCGGCTGATGGCCGACAAGGGCATCGGCGCGGTCCTGGTGATGCAGGACGGGCGTCTGGCCGGGATCCTTTCCGAGCGCGACTACGCGCGCAAGGTGGTGCTGCAGGACCGCTCCTCGGCGACCACGCCGGTGCGCGACATCATGAGCGCGAAGGTCTATACGGTGGACCCGTCGCAGAGCGTGCAGCAATGCATGGAACTGATGACCGGCCAGCGCATCCGCCACCTGCCGGTGGTGCAGGCCGGCGCGGTGGTCGGAGTGATCTCGATCGGCGACCTGGTCAAGGCGGTGATCGAGGAACAGCAGCAGGAACTGGATCAGTTGCAGCGGTATATCAGTAGCTGA
- a CDS encoding AsmA family protein: MHREPTSASRDRRRSWPWRRSDGRLRRWPFVRGGLVLILLIVILVFDWNWFKGPVERAVQSRTGREFHIDGDLDVDLGGTTTIRGDGLRFANAGWSKQAQMASAQRAEIDLSIWPLLRGKVRIPEIRLTQPNLLLETGPDGQPGNWSFGSSDGGMQVILGRLLVQQGRLKFQDLPGRTDIDVSVDSLTSQRSRSDAAPPIAVAGDGRWRGNPFTLKGSTASPLELSESDHPFKIDLRGSAGSTRAHMRGTLTNPFQLRVFDLQLSLAGTDMAHLYPLLGIAIPSTPPYQLDGRLKRNGEIWRYEDFSGRAGDSDLAGSVQIDTAGQRPFLRADLRSRRLDFDDLAGFVGAPPRTGAGETANSEQKAQAAKLAADAKVLPDTPYNLGKLRAMDADVRWKAQRINAQTLPLDDMDAHLKLNDGVLLLQPLDFGVAGGNIRSDIRMDARKPTIATRAQISVRGMQLGKLFPDGQLAKEASGAIGGEIALAGTGNSIAQMLGSADGSVAIGMGKGHISNLIMELAGLDIAESLKFLVTKDREIPVRCAFGDFAVRDGVMDVRALAFDSTDTLLVGSGNIDLGEEKLDLLLKARPKDRSILSLRSPLRVGGTFKDPSFRPDFKALGMRGAIALALGSIAPPAALLATLETGPGKDADCGGHYAK; encoded by the coding sequence ATGCATCGCGAACCCACTTCTGCATCGCGCGACCGGCGCCGCTCCTGGCCCTGGCGCCGCAGCGACGGCCGCCTGCGGCGTTGGCCGTTCGTACGCGGCGGGCTGGTGCTGATCCTGCTGATCGTGATCCTGGTGTTCGACTGGAACTGGTTCAAAGGACCGGTGGAACGCGCAGTGCAGAGCAGGACCGGCCGCGAATTCCATATCGACGGCGACCTCGACGTCGACCTCGGCGGCACCACCACGATCCGCGGCGACGGCCTGCGCTTCGCCAATGCAGGCTGGTCGAAGCAAGCGCAGATGGCCAGCGCGCAACGCGCCGAGATCGATCTGTCGATCTGGCCGCTGCTGCGCGGCAAGGTGCGCATCCCCGAGATCCGCCTGACCCAGCCGAACCTGCTGCTCGAGACCGGGCCGGACGGGCAACCCGGCAACTGGAGCTTCGGTAGCAGCGACGGCGGCATGCAGGTGATCCTGGGCCGCCTGCTGGTGCAGCAGGGCCGCTTGAAGTTCCAGGACCTCCCCGGCCGCACCGACATCGACGTCAGCGTCGACAGCCTGACCTCGCAACGCAGCCGCAGCGACGCCGCGCCGCCGATCGCGGTCGCCGGCGACGGGCGCTGGCGCGGCAACCCGTTCACGCTCAAGGGCAGCACCGCCTCGCCGCTGGAACTGAGCGAGAGCGACCATCCGTTCAAGATCGACCTGCGCGGCAGCGCCGGCAGCACCCGCGCGCACATGCGCGGCACCCTGACCAATCCGTTCCAGCTGCGCGTGTTCGACCTGCAGCTGAGCCTGGCCGGCACCGACATGGCGCACCTGTACCCGCTGCTGGGCATCGCCATTCCGTCCACGCCGCCCTACCAACTGGACGGCCGGCTCAAGCGCAACGGCGAGATCTGGCGCTACGAGGATTTCAGCGGCCGCGCCGGCGACAGCGACCTGGCCGGCAGCGTGCAGATCGACACCGCCGGGCAGCGTCCGTTCCTGCGCGCGGACCTGCGCTCGCGGCGCCTGGACTTCGACGACCTGGCCGGCTTCGTCGGCGCACCGCCGCGCACCGGCGCCGGCGAGACCGCCAACAGCGAGCAGAAGGCGCAGGCCGCCAAGCTCGCCGCCGACGCCAAGGTGCTGCCGGACACGCCGTACAACCTCGGCAAGCTGCGCGCGATGGATGCCGACGTGCGCTGGAAGGCGCAGCGTATCAACGCGCAGACACTGCCGCTGGACGACATGGATGCGCACCTGAAGCTCAACGACGGCGTGCTGCTGCTGCAGCCGCTCGACTTCGGCGTGGCCGGCGGCAACATCCGTTCGGACATCCGCATGGATGCGCGCAAGCCGACCATCGCCACCCGCGCGCAGATCTCGGTGCGCGGCATGCAACTGGGCAAGCTGTTCCCCGACGGGCAACTGGCCAAGGAAGCCTCCGGCGCGATCGGCGGCGAGATCGCGCTCGCCGGCACCGGCAACTCGATCGCGCAGATGCTCGGCAGCGCCGACGGCAGCGTCGCCATCGGCATGGGCAAGGGCCATATCAGCAACCTGATCATGGAACTGGCCGGACTGGACATCGCCGAATCGCTGAAGTTCCTGGTCACCAAGGACCGCGAGATTCCGGTGCGCTGCGCGTTCGGCGATTTCGCGGTCAGGGACGGGGTGATGGACGTGCGCGCGCTGGCCTTCGACAGCACCGACACGCTGCTCGTCGGCAGCGGCAACATCGACCTCGGCGAAGAGAAACTGGACCTGCTGCTGAAGGCGCGCCCGAAGGACCGCAGCATCCTGTCGCTGCGCTCGCCGCTGCGCGTCGGCGGCACCTTCAAGGACCCGAGCTTCCGCCCCGACTTCAAGGCCCTGGGCATGCGCGGCGCGATCGCCCTGGCGCTGGGCAGCATCGCCCCGCCTGCCGCCTTGCTGGCGACGCTGGAAACCGGCCCGGGCAAGGACGCCGATTGCGGCGGGCATTATGCCAAGTAG
- a CDS encoding glycosyltransferase family 2 protein, whose translation MEPERLTVVVTAFNEAQTLPLLHPRILAALDGVDGLEGRVLYVDDGSRDATWEVILALAAADPRVGALRLSRNFGKELALTAGLDFVEHGAAMLLDADGQDPPELIAQFVAHWRAGYDDIYGTRIARDGESWLKRGTASLFYRVIGRLSKTPIPADTGDFRLLSPRALAALAQLRERHRFMKGLFGWVGFRQLALPYRRAPRLAGRSKFGLWRLWNFALEGITGFSTAPLRVATYLGLLTAAGAFLFGTWIVVKAALWGDPVAGWPTMMAVILFLGGAQLIALGLIGEYLGRLYEESKQRPLYLVDTWRAPAGGVSSAVRSSEPGGSDAYGTTVVGRQGR comes from the coding sequence ATGGAACCCGAGCGCCTGACCGTCGTCGTCACCGCCTTCAACGAGGCGCAGACCCTGCCGTTGCTGCATCCGCGCATCCTTGCCGCGCTCGATGGCGTGGACGGCCTGGAGGGGCGGGTGCTGTACGTGGACGACGGCAGCCGCGACGCGACCTGGGAGGTGATCCTGGCGCTGGCCGCGGCCGATCCGCGGGTCGGGGCGCTGCGCCTGTCGCGCAATTTCGGCAAGGAGCTGGCGCTGACCGCGGGCCTGGATTTCGTCGAGCATGGCGCGGCGATGCTGCTGGACGCCGACGGCCAGGATCCGCCGGAGCTGATCGCGCAGTTCGTCGCGCACTGGCGCGCCGGCTACGACGACATCTACGGCACCCGCATCGCCCGCGATGGCGAGAGCTGGCTCAAGCGCGGCACCGCGTCGCTGTTCTACCGGGTGATCGGGCGCCTGTCGAAGACCCCGATCCCGGCCGACACCGGCGATTTCCGCCTGTTGTCGCCGCGCGCGCTGGCGGCGCTGGCGCAGTTGCGCGAGCGCCACCGGTTCATGAAGGGCCTGTTCGGCTGGGTCGGTTTCCGCCAGCTGGCGTTGCCGTACCGGCGTGCGCCGCGCCTGGCCGGGCGCAGCAAGTTCGGCCTGTGGCGGCTGTGGAACTTCGCGCTGGAAGGCATCACCGGCTTTTCCACCGCGCCGCTGCGGGTGGCGACCTATCTGGGCCTGCTGACCGCGGCCGGCGCGTTCCTGTTCGGCACCTGGATCGTGGTCAAGGCGGCGCTGTGGGGCGATCCGGTCGCCGGCTGGCCGACGATGATGGCGGTGATCCTGTTCCTGGGCGGCGCGCAGCTGATCGCGCTGGGCCTGATCGGCGAATACCTGGGCCGGCTGTACGAGGAATCCAAGCAGCGGCCGCTGTATCTGGTCGATACCTGGCGCGCACCGGCCGGAGGAGTATCCTCGGCCGTGCGATCCAGCGAACCGGGAGGCAGCGATGCGTACGGTACGACAGTTGTTGGGCGACAAGGGCGGTGA
- the mtgA gene encoding monofunctional biosynthetic peptidoglycan transglycosylase, producing the protein MGAPQGVASGVGVPPRRRRWLRWLLAAPLLFALASISQVIMLRFVDPPFSAMMLERQLGAWGEGDWSFRVAYDWRDSARIAPSLPISLVAAEDQRFPSHHGFDLEAIEKARDHNARGGRLRGASTISQQVAKNVFLWQGRSWLRKGLEAWYTVLIEALWSKQRILEVYANVAEFGDGVYGAQAAARSFWGKDAAQLSPAQSALLAAVLPAPQRYDARRPGPYVQRRANWIQRQTRQLGGPAYLQAP; encoded by the coding sequence ATGGGGGCGCCGCAGGGCGTTGCAAGTGGCGTGGGCGTGCCGCCGCGGCGCAGGCGTTGGCTGCGCTGGTTGCTGGCGGCGCCGCTGCTGTTCGCGCTGGCGAGCATCTCGCAGGTGATCATGCTGCGCTTCGTCGATCCGCCGTTCTCGGCGATGATGCTCGAGCGCCAGCTCGGCGCCTGGGGCGAAGGCGACTGGTCGTTCCGCGTCGCCTACGACTGGCGCGACAGCGCGCGGATCGCGCCGAGCCTGCCGATTTCGCTGGTGGCGGCCGAGGACCAGCGCTTCCCCAGCCACCATGGCTTCGACCTGGAGGCGATCGAGAAGGCGCGCGACCACAATGCGCGCGGCGGCCGCCTGCGCGGCGCCAGCACGATCAGCCAGCAGGTCGCCAAGAACGTGTTCCTGTGGCAGGGCCGCAGTTGGCTGCGCAAGGGGCTGGAGGCCTGGTACACGGTGCTGATCGAGGCGCTGTGGTCGAAGCAGCGGATCCTGGAGGTCTATGCCAACGTCGCCGAGTTCGGCGACGGGGTCTACGGCGCGCAGGCGGCGGCGCGCAGCTTCTGGGGCAAGGATGCGGCGCAGCTGAGTCCGGCGCAGAGCGCGCTGCTGGCGGCGGTGCTGCCGGCGCCGCAGCGCTACGACGCCAGGCGCCCGGGGCCGTACGTGCAGCGTCGCGCCAACTGGATCCAGCGGCAGACCCGGCAACTGGGCGGACCGGCCTATCTGCAGGCGCCCTGA
- a CDS encoding peptide chain release factor 3 yields MSDVAQEAARRRTFAIISHPDAGKTTLTEKLLLFGGAIQMAGSVKGRKAARHATADWMALEKERGISVTSSVMQFPYEGKIINLLDTPGHADFGEDTYRVLTAVDSALMVIDVAKGVEERTIKLMEVCRLRDTPIMTFINKLDREGKDPIDLLDEVETVLGIQCAPVTWPIGMGQRLKGVVHLISGEVHLYEQGRNFTRQDSTIFPSLDAPGLAERIGEQMLAELRDELELVQGASHPFDLDAYRAGKQTPVFFGSGVNNFGVQPLLDFFAEHAPPPQAHATTGRPVQPTEEKLTGFVFKIQANMDPQHRDRVAFMRICSGRFSAGMKTLHVRTGKDTKLANALTFMASDREIAAEAYPGDVIGIHNHGTISIGDTFTEGEALSFTGIPNFAPELFRRARLRDPLKLKQLQKGLAQLSEEGATQFFRPLMSNDLILGAVGTLQFDVVAYRLKDEYGVDASFEPVGVVTARWVHCDNPKKLEEFREKNAMNLGIDAAGELVYLAPTRVNLQLAQERAPDVRFAATREHAHSVALD; encoded by the coding sequence ATGTCCGATGTTGCCCAGGAAGCTGCGCGCCGCCGCACCTTCGCCATCATTTCCCACCCCGACGCCGGCAAGACCACGCTGACCGAAAAGCTGCTGCTGTTCGGCGGCGCGATCCAGATGGCCGGTTCGGTCAAGGGCCGCAAGGCCGCGCGCCACGCCACCGCCGACTGGATGGCGCTGGAGAAGGAGCGCGGCATCTCGGTGACCTCGTCGGTGATGCAGTTCCCGTACGAAGGCAAGATCATCAACCTGCTCGACACCCCCGGCCACGCCGACTTCGGCGAGGACACCTACCGCGTGCTGACCGCGGTGGACTCGGCGCTGATGGTGATCGACGTGGCCAAGGGCGTGGAAGAGCGCACCATCAAGCTGATGGAAGTGTGCCGGCTGCGCGACACGCCGATCATGACCTTCATCAACAAGCTCGACCGCGAAGGCAAGGACCCGATCGACCTGCTCGACGAAGTGGAGACCGTGCTCGGCATCCAGTGCGCGCCGGTGACCTGGCCGATCGGCATGGGCCAGCGCCTGAAGGGCGTGGTGCACCTGATCAGCGGCGAAGTGCACCTGTACGAGCAGGGCCGCAACTTCACCCGCCAGGACTCGACCATCTTCCCGTCGCTGGACGCGCCCGGCCTGGCCGAGCGCATCGGCGAGCAGATGCTGGCCGAACTGCGCGACGAGCTGGAACTGGTGCAGGGCGCCAGCCATCCGTTCGACCTGGACGCCTACCGCGCCGGCAAGCAGACCCCGGTGTTCTTCGGCTCCGGCGTCAACAACTTCGGCGTGCAGCCGCTGCTGGACTTCTTCGCCGAGCACGCGCCGCCGCCGCAGGCGCACGCCACCACCGGCCGCCCGGTGCAGCCGACCGAGGAGAAGCTGACCGGCTTCGTGTTCAAGATCCAGGCCAACATGGACCCGCAGCACCGCGACCGGGTCGCGTTCATGCGCATCTGCTCCGGCCGCTTCAGCGCCGGCATGAAGACCCTGCACGTGCGCACCGGCAAGGACACCAAGCTGGCCAACGCGCTGACCTTCATGGCCAGCGACCGCGAGATCGCCGCCGAGGCCTACCCCGGCGACGTCATCGGCATCCACAACCACGGCACCATCTCCATCGGCGACACCTTCACCGAAGGCGAGGCGCTGTCGTTCACCGGCATCCCCAACTTCGCCCCGGAACTGTTCCGCCGCGCGCGGCTGCGCGACCCGCTCAAGCTCAAGCAGCTGCAGAAGGGCCTGGCGCAGCTGTCCGAGGAAGGCGCCACCCAGTTCTTCCGCCCGCTGATGAGCAACGACCTGATCCTGGGCGCGGTCGGCACCCTGCAGTTCGACGTGGTCGCCTACCGGCTCAAGGACGAATACGGCGTGGACGCCAGCTTCGAACCGGTCGGCGTGGTCACCGCGCGCTGGGTGCATTGCGACAACCCGAAGAAGCTGGAGGAGTTCCGCGAGAAGAACGCGATGAACCTGGGCATCGACGCGGCCGGCGAACTGGTCTACCTGGCGCCGACCCGGGTCAATCTGCAGCTGGCGCAGGAACGCGCGCCGGACGTGCGCTTCGCCGCGACCCGCGAGCACGCGCACAGCGTCGCGCTGGACTAG